One genomic window of Methanosarcina acetivorans C2A includes the following:
- a CDS encoding metallophosphoesterase family protein produces the protein MDREIRILHTADTHLGYRQYHSEVRRQDFFKAFETVIQDAVDMQVDAVVHAGDLFDSRNPTLEDLLETMNILSRLKAVDIPFFGIVGNHESKQNTQWLDLFEEMGLAERLGKTPKLVGNTTIYGIDSVPKSKIPLYDYSGFELPDSLPENCKKLLVMHQIVQPFPYADWDCAEVLENLPFKVDAILLGDYHKYEKIKVGEEETWATYSGSTERNSASENEPRSYNIITLSGEGLEISRRTIPTRNFLFITAKIDGEEKPYEQIFSAINEHLEEIPESVVFLDISGNSDSVLSFSEIEEYLLSKGALVSKVKDARIKETLPEEVAKVAFSDPDHAVAEEIRRMSLNDGGLIVDEIIRSPDVVRSRVDEETENRLLRLIETIDFEDPDFRIEIPASPISSTDSIDPVSPINHPVSSADSVSAVSPESSADHVSPDIIENNEKPIPAVEAEKIETLDPAGETEFVAGIAGKTETFRAPVRIKNSESLNEALKKSYEAPDKVREAPDVNPEPPEPLPAFKNIGSPETFGSCETTVSSEVPEKGGERTELEDDAVNKTEKETGKLSGFGVEAGSEKEDADRIEKPAHVPDKAEKPVKQSQRKGKGKSAVPRQYNLGDYL, from the coding sequence ATGGACCGGGAAATAAGGATACTCCACACCGCAGACACGCACCTGGGATACCGGCAGTACCACAGCGAGGTACGGAGGCAGGACTTTTTTAAGGCTTTTGAGACGGTCATTCAGGACGCAGTTGACATGCAGGTCGATGCTGTCGTGCATGCGGGAGACCTTTTTGATTCGAGGAATCCGACCCTTGAAGACCTCCTTGAAACCATGAATATCCTCTCCCGGTTGAAGGCTGTAGACATACCTTTTTTTGGCATTGTCGGGAACCACGAAAGCAAGCAAAATACCCAGTGGCTGGACCTCTTTGAGGAGATGGGGCTTGCGGAAAGGCTCGGAAAAACGCCTAAGCTTGTCGGGAATACGACAATCTACGGGATTGACAGCGTCCCCAAGTCAAAGATTCCTCTTTACGATTATTCAGGGTTTGAATTGCCCGATTCCCTGCCGGAAAACTGCAAAAAGCTTCTTGTGATGCACCAGATCGTACAGCCTTTCCCGTATGCGGACTGGGACTGCGCCGAGGTGCTCGAAAACCTTCCCTTTAAAGTTGACGCAATTCTCCTCGGGGACTACCACAAATACGAGAAAATAAAGGTAGGGGAAGAAGAGACCTGGGCCACATACTCAGGCAGTACCGAACGCAACAGTGCGTCTGAAAATGAGCCCCGTTCTTACAATATTATCACTCTTTCCGGGGAAGGGCTGGAAATCAGCAGGAGGACTATTCCTACCCGCAATTTCCTTTTTATCACGGCAAAAATCGACGGAGAAGAAAAGCCTTACGAGCAGATCTTTTCTGCAATAAATGAACATCTTGAAGAGATTCCCGAATCTGTCGTGTTTCTGGACATCTCAGGAAATTCAGACTCAGTTCTTTCTTTCAGCGAGATCGAAGAATACCTGTTAAGCAAAGGAGCTCTTGTATCAAAGGTGAAAGATGCCAGGATAAAAGAGACCCTTCCCGAAGAGGTTGCGAAAGTCGCATTTTCCGATCCGGACCATGCGGTTGCCGAAGAGATCCGCAGGATGAGTTTAAACGATGGTGGCCTGATAGTCGATGAAATCATCCGGAGCCCTGATGTGGTAAGGTCAAGGGTGGACGAAGAAACCGAAAACCGGCTTTTGAGATTGATTGAAACGATAGATTTCGAAGACCCGGATTTCAGGATAGAGATCCCTGCCAGCCCTATAAGTTCTACAGACTCTATTGATCCTGTAAGCCCTATAAACCACCCTGTAAGTTCTGCTGACTCGGTCAGCGCTGTTAGTCCTGAAAGCTCTGCTGACCATGTCAGTCCCGACATAATTGAAAATAATGAAAAACCTATTCCGGCAGTTGAGGCTGAAAAGATTGAAACTCTTGACCCTGCCGGAGAAACCGAATTTGTGGCGGGAATTGCCGGTAAAACTGAAACCTTTCGGGCTCCTGTCAGAATTAAAAACTCTGAATCTCTTAACGAAGCTCTCAAGAAGAGTTATGAAGCTCCTGATAAGGTACGTGAAGCCCCTGATGTGAACCCTGAACCTCCTGAACCCCTTCCGGCATTTAAAAATATCGGCTCCCCTGAAACCTTCGGGTCGTGTGAGACTACTGTTTCATCAGAGGTTCCTGAAAAGGGCGGGGAAAGGACTGAGCTTGAGGATGATGCCGTAAATAAAACCGAAAAAGAGACAGGAAAGCTTTCCGGGTTCGGAGTAGAAGCAGGTTCCGAAAAAGAAGATGCGGATAGGATTGAAAAACCTGCTCATGTTCCGGATAAAGCTGAAAAACCGGTAAAACAGAGCCAGAGGAAAGGAAAAGGAAAGTCTGCTGTGCCCAGACAGTATAACCTTGGTGATTACCTGTGA
- the mmrce1 gene encoding MmRce1 family CPBP family CAAX prenyl protease, translated as MIPSYKYKPRTYYIMVYIITYALWFSAAYLSFHDDSGLYILLALLGLMVPFFVALFMIFTSKNSDLKKDFINRFINLRLINPKVLLAFMLLMPLTVLASIFLSLPFGGSTSQFQFAEEYSFSSGFVPAFLTLILASIFEELGWRGYGFESLQSRHTFFTASIFFSILWSLWHFPLIFVNNMYQYEIFHENVWYAVNFFVSIVPMGVIVSWIYIKNGKSVLAAILVHISINFLQEALQMTQFAKCIETVLITVVAAIIIILDKEMAFSKEHLTTGVDELPRMKGPLELTE; from the coding sequence ATGATTCCTAGCTATAAGTACAAACCCAGAACCTATTATATTATGGTTTATATTATAACCTATGCTCTCTGGTTTTCAGCGGCATATTTAAGTTTTCATGATGATAGTGGACTGTATATATTATTAGCGTTACTAGGACTGATGGTACCTTTTTTTGTTGCACTATTTATGATATTTACATCCAAAAATTCGGATTTAAAAAAGGATTTTATCAATCGGTTTATTAATCTCAGGTTAATAAACCCAAAAGTGTTACTGGCATTTATGTTACTAATGCCACTCACTGTTCTGGCATCTATTTTCCTTTCTCTTCCATTTGGTGGATCGACGTCCCAATTTCAATTTGCTGAAGAATACTCTTTTTCATCAGGGTTTGTCCCCGCGTTTCTTACTCTTATCCTGGCTTCGATTTTTGAAGAGCTTGGATGGAGAGGATACGGCTTTGAAAGTCTGCAAAGCCGGCACACTTTCTTTACGGCATCGATTTTTTTCAGTATACTCTGGTCGCTCTGGCACTTCCCGCTGATCTTCGTTAATAACATGTATCAGTACGAGATTTTTCATGAGAATGTCTGGTATGCAGTGAATTTTTTTGTCAGCATCGTCCCTATGGGAGTGATCGTCAGCTGGATCTACATAAAAAACGGAAAAAGTGTTCTGGCAGCTATTCTCGTTCACATTTCCATCAATTTCTTGCAGGAAGCTCTGCAGATGACCCAATTTGCAAAGTGTATTGAAACTGTGCTTATTACTGTCGTTGCTGCCATTATTATCATATTAGACAAAGAGATGGCTTTTTCGAAAGAACATCTTACTACTGGAGTTGACGAGTTACCGAGAATGAAAGGACCACTGGAGTTAACTGAGTGA